GAGTTAAAATCATCGACGTCATATCAGGATGCATAATCGGACCACCCGCAGCAATTGAATAGGCGGTGGAACCGGTTGGAGTCGCTATTATGACACCGTCTGCTCTGTATATACCGAGATTTTCATGATTGATATCCACATTGAGATTAAGCAGCTTGGCAATACCGTCTGCATTGACAACAACATCATTCAGCCCTTTAAAATGCCTTAACAGATTCCCGTCTCTGAATACGGAAACATCAATCATAACGCGTTTGCTAACGCCTAAAAGACCGGAACTATACTCCTCAAACGCATTCTTCCACTCAGAAAAGGAGACTTCCGTAATAAAACCGAATGTTCCTAGATTTATAGGCATAACAGGTATGGAAAAATCAGCCAGTATTCTCGATGCATACAAAACAGTTCCATCCCCACCAAGACTGATAGCGAGATCAATTATCTCCAGATCCCCGATATCGCCGATAGGCGTTTCCGTCTCATGCAAAGTGGTCTGAATATTCTTTTCTTCAAGGTAGGTTTTTATCTCACCGGCAATGGACAGAGAATCCTTTTTCTTTCTATTAACTATTATCAGTACGTTTTTTATTCTGTGCATAAATGATAATTCCGAATCATGGTAAAGTAGAAATTACCTTTGAGATCATTTCAACATTCTTTTTTCCCAGCGAAGGGTATAAAGGCAATAACAATGTTCTGAGAATCAAACCTGATGCAACAGGACAAATACCGCTATCATTCCCGCTTATCTCAAGAGCTGTCCTGACAAAAGCCCGCTGAGGCTCAATATTTTTTTTCATAAGATACGTTTTCGCTTCCTTCATACCGCTTTTCAGCATTATGGGAAAAGAAAAATGAACATTTTCTCCACCTTCCACAATAGTTAATGTTTTATGTTCCGTTTTATTAAGAGAGGATAAGAATATGTCTGCAATCCGTTCCCTTTTTTGAAAATTCTCTTCTATATTCTTCAACTGGACAATTGCCAATGCGGCATTAATATCAGCTAAAAAAATTTCATCGCCATATGATTTTCGCAATGAATCCATCTGCTGAGAGATATACGAATCAGCAGTAAATACCGCAGCTCCCCCCCCGCAAGTCAATACCTTATCGGGTTCCATCGAAAAAATCGTAATCGTAGAAAACGATCCGCACTTGGACCCTTTAAAAGATGCTCCGAAATTCTCAGAAATATCTTCTATCACAGGAACATTTAAAGACTGATAATATTCCATGTCCTCTACCGAACCTAAAGGACAAAAGAGTAGCACGGCATCCGCCCCCTGTTCGATGTGTTTCTCAACATTTTCGCGATTCATTAAAGCCGTATGAGAGTCTACATCAGCAAAAAGGGGGATTATACCTTTTTCGTGAAAAATATCTATGTAAACGCCGGGACTTAAGGGTGATAATATTATTCTGGATCCACTTTTCAATTCAAGAAGCTCCAGAACTAATGCGACAGCCCGATAGTAATCCCGGATAAGTAAACCGGACTCAAGATTGAGGTAATTACACAATTCCGAAGTCAGCTCATCTGCAACAGGTCCCGGACCAATTTGATCAGATATAAGACAAGAAAGGACAGAATCCATATCCGCCCTTCGTATATAAGGTTTAAAAACAGGTAATAGCATAGTACTCCGCTATCTGTTGTAAATTGCCAGGT
Above is a window of Spirochaeta isovalerica DNA encoding:
- a CDS encoding NAD(+)/NADH kinase, which codes for MHRIKNVLIIVNRKKKDSLSIAGEIKTYLEEKNIQTTLHETETPIGDIGDLEIIDLAISLGGDGTVLYASRILADFSIPVMPINLGTFGFITEVSFSEWKNAFEEYSSGLLGVSKRVMIDVSVFRDGNLLRHFKGLNDVVVNADGIAKLLNLNVDINHENLGIYRADGVIIATPTGSTAYSIAAGGPIMHPDMTSMILTPICPFSLSNRPIVVPSSDTIKIRVEEDQRAKVILTVDGQLTFPLEEKDEVHITEFKRRIPIVRSDKRSFFGVVKSKLRWSGGNNA
- a CDS encoding DegT/DnrJ/EryC1/StrS family aminotransferase, encoding MLLPVFKPYIRRADMDSVLSCLISDQIGPGPVADELTSELCNYLNLESGLLIRDYYRAVALVLELLELKSGSRIILSPLSPGVYIDIFHEKGIIPLFADVDSHTALMNRENVEKHIEQGADAVLLFCPLGSVEDMEYYQSLNVPVIEDISENFGASFKGSKCGSFSTITIFSMEPDKVLTCGGGAAVFTADSYISQQMDSLRKSYGDEIFLADINAALAIVQLKNIEENFQKRERIADIFLSSLNKTEHKTLTIVEGGENVHFSFPIMLKSGMKEAKTYLMKKNIEPQRAFVRTALEISGNDSGICPVASGLILRTLLLPLYPSLGKKNVEMISKVISTLP